The Fructilactobacillus myrtifloralis genome contains a region encoding:
- the dnaG gene encoding DNA primase, which produces MPKLPEDFVERVRTSTNITDVVSKYVQLKKAGQNLFGLCPFHEERTASFSVNEGKQIFHCFSCGRGGNVFTFLMDLKGLSFPEAVEAVAKDDGIELPAGVTTQATNPKHQQQQPLIAAHQEAAQLYHHILVNTKLGETARAYLKKRQISPEMIDRFNLGYAPGNQVLQSFFSERKTDYQTLRKTGLFVEDQQGNLKDRFSNRLMFPIANLTGALVGFSGRLLQPDDNAPKYLNSPETEIFNKRRVLYNYATARQAARQEHRLILFEGFMDVISATQAGIENGVASMGTSLTEEQIYDLKRVTDHIDICYDGDTPGQKAIARAVTLLEQTKQFQIGVIQIPNGMDPDEYRREFGAAGFQNIVKSGREPVIKFRLRYLRTQFNLSNEAERIDYAQQATRLIASLDSSVERTVYLKDLATDLDLELASLQEQCDQDRQRLEHEQRPAHSKVTPPPAAPQQREQPRYSRVENAERQLLTAMLHDSNVWTQVINRPDFNFVHDDYQQLYLFAQEFFRQHAEYDSAEFSDFVGERHLQSVLAELEMTPAYDYYSAQAVADCVKIIQQDAPLTAQIKTLKHEFAVAEQTGNELQQLKLATDLIKLQQQLDRLKATDD; this is translated from the coding sequence ATGCCAAAGTTGCCAGAAGACTTTGTTGAACGGGTGCGGACCAGTACCAACATCACAGACGTGGTCAGTAAGTACGTTCAGTTAAAAAAAGCGGGGCAAAACTTGTTTGGCTTATGTCCCTTTCATGAAGAACGGACCGCCTCGTTTTCGGTAAATGAAGGTAAACAAATTTTTCACTGTTTTAGTTGTGGTCGGGGTGGCAATGTTTTCACCTTTTTAATGGATTTAAAGGGGCTCTCCTTTCCCGAAGCAGTGGAAGCAGTGGCGAAGGATGATGGAATTGAGTTGCCAGCGGGGGTTACGACCCAAGCAACCAATCCGAAACACCAGCAGCAACAGCCGTTAATTGCTGCCCATCAGGAAGCTGCCCAGTTGTATCACCACATCCTGGTTAATACGAAACTGGGAGAAACGGCTCGGGCTTATCTAAAAAAACGCCAGATTAGTCCGGAAATGATTGACCGGTTTAACCTGGGGTATGCACCCGGTAATCAAGTGCTCCAGTCCTTCTTTTCCGAACGGAAAACGGATTACCAAACGTTGCGCAAAACTGGGCTGTTCGTTGAAGATCAACAGGGGAATTTAAAGGACCGGTTCTCGAACCGCTTGATGTTTCCAATTGCGAACCTAACTGGAGCGCTCGTGGGCTTCTCCGGGCGCCTGTTGCAACCGGATGACAACGCGCCGAAGTATTTAAATAGTCCAGAAACGGAAATTTTTAACAAACGCCGGGTTTTATATAACTATGCGACGGCCCGCCAGGCAGCGCGGCAGGAACACCGTCTGATCTTGTTTGAGGGCTTCATGGACGTGATTTCTGCGACGCAGGCTGGGATTGAGAACGGAGTAGCTTCCATGGGGACCAGTCTGACCGAAGAACAAATTTATGATTTGAAACGGGTAACCGATCACATCGACATTTGCTACGATGGGGACACTCCCGGACAAAAAGCAATCGCGCGGGCAGTAACTCTCTTAGAACAGACCAAGCAATTCCAAATTGGGGTCATTCAGATTCCAAATGGAATGGATCCCGATGAATACCGGCGTGAATTTGGGGCGGCTGGCTTCCAAAACATCGTTAAAAGCGGTCGGGAACCGGTAATTAAATTTCGGTTGCGGTACTTACGGACGCAGTTCAACCTTAGCAACGAAGCAGAGCGGATTGATTATGCCCAACAAGCAACCCGGTTAATTGCTAGTTTGGATAGTTCGGTGGAACGAACCGTCTACCTGAAGGACTTAGCCACCGATTTGGATTTGGAACTTGCCAGCCTGCAAGAGCAGTGTGATCAGGACCGTCAGCGGTTAGAACACGAACAGCGACCCGCGCACTCTAAGGTCACGCCTCCACCAGCTGCCCCCCAGCAGCGGGAACAACCCCGGTATTCGCGGGTTGAAAACGCCGAACGGCAGCTATTAACGGCGATGCTTCATGATTCAAACGTGTGGACCCAGGTGATTAATCGGCCTGATTTTAACTTCGTACACGATGATTACCAACAACTCTACTTGTTTGCACAGGAATTTTTCCGGCAGCATGCCGAATATGATTCCGCTGAGTTTAGCGATTTTGTGGGGGAACGGCACTTACAATCGGTCTTAGCGGAGTTAGAAATGACGCCGGCATACGATTACTATAGTGCCCAGGCCGTGGCGGACTGTGTTAAAATAATACAGCAGGATGCGCCGTTGACCGCGCAAATCAAGACTTTAAAACATGAATTTGCAGTTGCCGAGCAAACGGGGAACGAATTACAACAACTGAAACTCGCAACCGATTTGATTAAGCTCCAACAACAGTTAGATCGGCTAAAGGCAACTGACGATTAA